The nucleotide window AACTATTGGCTAAAGTACCCGGATGTCGGCGTGTTCGCACCGCAGGAACAaggaacgattttagttctaggaactccatTTGTAGGAACTAATTTAGgccctacttcagagtagggtctaaaccagcactataggaactatccGTGACGTTAGTGTACGCTGATTGACCGGACGCACGCGGAACACCCTGGGAACACCAGCACCCGCCATTTTTAAAACAGCTAGAATGTAAACACACAgattatagcctatatatttactccaTAAACTAACTatacaaacatgaaaaacagtgataGATGGGTCTCTAAACCTTTATGCTGAAGAGAAAATCCAACGCAACTTTGAGGGGACCAAACCAAACATGATTAGGCTATGTTTATCTGCCCAGCTAGCAACACTGGACATCAACCACACGGCATAGGCTAATAACCTTTTTTCATATACTGTCTACTTTCTATAACAGTTCTTTCTAATAAGATACTAAACAGTACTGTTAGACAGATTGCTAACTAATAAACACAGAGAATGCGAGCATTGTTTGCTCTGGCGTTCTCAGCGCCGCCAAAATAAAGGTCTGTCGCgcagtcaaaataaaagtcaccgTGCTTGCGTCACTCCCTTACCCCTCCTACCAGTTCCTATGGCCACTTGGCCAGTGCGAACGCAAACAGCAAAACCGAGTTTGGGGGTGAGTAGTTCTTAGAACTGTTTAGAAGTGGACAGTTCCTAAAACTAAGTTCCTATAACTACTTGGTCGGAAAGCGGCTATAGTCGCAACCCGTTACATACATACTGCCTTGTAAAATAAGGGAATTTTTATAGCTTTggattgtttttgaaagagatGTGCATTTTACATTTCGGATGATTGAGACTATACTCCACCCATGCAATGAGCCATGTGCTTCACAAGATGGAATAGGGAAAAAATACCTCTTGGTGAAAAGAGAAAAGGCCATTCCTCTTTTACAACTGCAATGGCTGGCGCAGGTACACTATTAAGATAGCGTCGCTGGATGATATAGGTCTTCTCCATCAGAGGTTCAGCTCTCTCAGCACCACTCATGCCTTCCTCTGAGTAGATGTTGAGGAGATGACTTTTGATGCCATCTAATGATTGCTCAGTTTCGCCAACTGGGACTTCCACAGGACACCACCTTACACAGCCGTACTGATCTACAGGGCCTCTAGTCATGCCTCTGCCTTCATCTGGTACCTGACTGTGCGTCCTCTCTCTGCGTCGTCTCACTAGTGTGTTGTTCCTGGTTTTATATTCCACCCTAGTTTTTATTTGCTGCAGAAAAGAATGACAACCATCTCCAAGCATGTCTCCATTTTTTGCAACGTCAGCAAAACATTTCGGATAGCTCCTTACAATGCTTCGAGCAATGTTGTGACACATTGTTCTGTTTGGGTTAGGCTCATGATCCAACATCTGATCAACCACTGCCCTAACCATATCTTTTCTATCGCTTGGTGATGGTCTTGTATTATTTGTCAGTGCCTTTCGAATAGCTGCTGGCATCCTATCCCAGTTGACCTCGAAGGCTACATGCCATGGTCTGCCAAGTGGCAAGGATGGAGATGAAATGGTGTCTTGAGTGCATGGGAAGTTGGAAGGAGTGTTTAAGGAGCTGGGGACAACGGTTGGAGTGACAGGAACCAGTTCCAGTTGAACTATTGCGAGTCCTACACACAAGAGAACAGATTATTACATAAAGGGAGAGAGAAGGTACACCATCTGTGTTTGATTATCGCTCTGAATCCGATCTGgatgtagtctttgacaaaaaaaatgtattttcttatttttgctcatgttttttttttttttaaggtgccctagaatttgaaatttaatttatcttggcatagttaaataacaagagttcagtacatggacatgacatacagtgagtctcaaacaccatgcATGTGTTGTGGGAGAAATTTGGAGTTATCTGAAGAAAATATTGTGAAAGGCTTATTTGCTGCATGCATTTTCGTGTTGAATAGCCGCAGATGTGTAACTTCATCGCCGAGGAAGCACGCAGATAACTGTGGTAAGAAAGCAGTTCTATCGaacagtatttttcaaatgTAACACTGTTCAGTACAGGATGTGTGGTGTGCAGGCGTGTTTGAACCCAAAATGGTCAGATGTAGGTTATACGAAATTGCGTGGCAGATATAGTGTTGTAGCCGTGTCAGTTCGATTGGTAAAATGTGATAAGGCTACTCAGTTTTATGGTAACGTTAGCAATGTTCTTCAAGTACCAGCCTTATGACAGCTTCGGCTGAACTTGTCCTTGTGTTAATTGTCGTGTAATAACTTCTGTATGACCTGTCAATAAAAATTTTTGTAATTGTGTCTATAATGTGATTGgctaaacttattttatttcggTTGCGGGTCGAGTGTCGGTTCTATTTTAAGCGTGTCGGGTGCGGATTTTAATTAGTGCAGCTGTTGGAAAACGGGTCGGATGCCGTTTGAAGCTCTGCGGGTACGAATTTacaaaatcataataaaaaattaaaaaaaaactttggccAAGAAATGGTTTACTTTGGGCAGATTTCTAACCCAACTGACCGACCGAGTAGATGCTATATTCATGCTATATTTACACTTATGTAATGCTGCCTttcttcaaaaatgttttttttttcttaattttatgCATTATATGCATtagttttaactttatttttattctattcaattttatttaactttagaTTATTCAACTTTTCAATGGGAAAGTATCAAAAATATAGTTACCTTTAAAGCCATTCAGTAACTTTCGACACTGAATAGGTCGAAGGTATTTCTCTATGTCTTTTTCTTGAACCAAAGCAAGGTCTTCCTTGCTTTCCACACCAAGCTCTTGCAACCCATACAGCAGTGAAGTCAGAGTTTCTTCAGAGAGACCAGGTATGAATGACAGCACCACTTCTTTCATCATTACTTCAtccattttctgaaaaaagaGTTTGAGCAGACATACAAACAATTCCATTTGTCAAATTACTATGGTTATATACACAATGTTTGAGCTTTATTATTGCAACAGACTGTACCTAAAAGAGTGGAACTATATATAACTCATCATTATATATAACTCAGTCATTCCTGACCAAACTAAAAGTTTCCAAGAGTTTACTGCACTTTTCAGTCACACTGTCCATTTTCCATGTTGATTAGAAACAAATTATGTTTCCtcacactttaatgttacatgttacataTCTGTTGTTTGTATGTCTGCTCAAACTTAGCGGCCACTGATTTAATAACAAATGATCATTGCGACAGAAGCGGATCAATCAAAACTAACTTTAGACGGAAAATAACTTAACACTGCTATAAAGCCAAAACAATCTCTGTAACCTTAAATTATACACttatctctgtaaagctgctttgaaacaatctacattgttaaaagcgctatataaggaaaaaaataataaaatgtacaaGTTGTCCAACATTTCAACAACAGATATCTTTCCACTATATACTAACTATATACACTGCTATACACTATAAACTAACTATATACACTACTATACACTATATACTAACTTGGGGAATACAATCAAACTATTTACACCTATTTAGAAAAACACATTTAGTAAGCAAAACATTGTCTAAAGTAATTGACAAAAGGAATGTATGAATTGAATCTGGATGTAATGAACTAGGATATTTAAGAAACCATTAACAGTTTAGACAAATATACTATtgaaatagtttaatagtttatctAATACAGGCAGGGATggcatcattttctttttttcttcagcattttttttttatcacaccTAAAAACCACCAGCTCTGGGCATATAAATTTTAACCGTGTGATGAATTATAAAAGAATGACTTTAAGCTTAAACAAGCTTAAAATATGAACAGTTTTacaatcagttttttttttttttttgttaatcaCTGTGATGAGAACATGTACTACAGAACATATGGTAGTAAAGCAGAACCTGTGCCATAgcttaaaaaaatgttattaaaaggaACACCCAATAAGTTTACTTCTTGTGTGTGCATTTCTACCTGCTTGCTCCACTCGTCACATCAATTCCGGCTACCTCTGACAAGTGCTAGTTCAAACTGCCTCTGGAAAAGAATGGTGGAGAGCAATTAGTGATATATCATATACTTTATATGATGGAAGAGGATAATAGTCAAGCAAATCCTTTTGCTCGATGCAAACATAATCCTCTTGGGCTGCTCCTAATTCACAATAGACACCCATGTCCGCTCAGCTTCACAAAAGTATGTTTCTGAGTCACAAACTGCACAGACTCATTAAGAGCAATGATAAGATTAATCTTTCCCACAGAAAGTTCTCTATCAGTACTCTCAAGCAAAACACACATCCCCTTTCGGTATACTGTGCCTTTCACTGTGACTTCATTGCAAGCTACTGCAGACTGTGACTCAAAATTTTGACCAGCTACTGAAGCCCTGATCCTGTCATTGTAATCACTCACATAAAACTCTGTACCCTTATCAACATGCACATCTGAAGGAAAGAGTCTGCCTGCACTCAGGTAGGCTTGCAATAGTTGGTGTCTTTCTGCAAGAGTTTTGCAAAGATTCTTAAAGTTGTGCAATTTCCTAGCACACTGCTTGAAGAAGGTGTGTTTGCTCTCGAACCGTAACGTCCACAGGCGTATAAGTGGGCCAAAGTGAAGAATCAGCTCTGGGTAATGGCACAGATAGTGATGCTTGGGTTTTAATGGACTGGCAGGGAAAAGCCTTTGACGACTGAAGATATATTCTTCAATAAGGACTTTAAGATATGCCACTTGGCCTGTTGTAATGGTTGGTGCACAAACAAGCTCCACAATCTCTCTCAGCTGCAGAATGAGTTGCCATACTTCATTTTCAGAAGGATCTTTAATTCTGTCACCCACAAAAAGAGGTAGCAACCTCAGAAAGCAccagttcccattcagtcggtcacttcgacgtacgtcggatgaccgacgaataggaatctcgctagagaggccaatctacttcgagtgtaactaaacgagccaatgcacattggcatgcaatcatatgcatcagctgctcgcctcgcagcgcgggtatataatgagcagcaggtgcgttgcatcttcagcttttcgcttcggagccgaactacACATGGTAGTATCTACGAGCGAGTGTGAAAGGAACGAGCCAGCTCTCTCTACTGCTCTCTCGTCTGGTGCAGgtggaacagcacagcagcggggccgattctctccttttgtttattttctttttttgcccaCTGAGCAAAGAAAGCTGTGTGTCAGCTGTGAAAGCCGTTCTTACGGCTGGTACGGTGCGCTTTAAAGAGCGCTGAAAAGCTGTTTTCACGGCTGGTAAGAGCGGCATCTCCAAagagagtgcacacgacaggctgcacatttccctgtctgtgctgcagcggctttcccctgcgtgcttcggcacttgaaagagcagttcctgaaagagcttacacgagtagttcgcgtctttttaaagatgtcgttctacttgtgtgtttctggatgcggtcgttaccTGGCGCCTCGGGATGGTCACCAGCGCTGTATCACGTGCTTGGGCTTAAGgcacgctgaggcggcgtttGTGGACGAGTCATGCACCCATTGTGGGATGATGACCGTCGCGGAGTTGCGGTCGAGACTCCACTTCCTGCAAAGGGGTGGAGTCCCGGTCCCGGCGCCTCGTtccaatcctcctcagagggttgctTCGGGCGCTGGGACTGGTGACTTGAGGATCATGGTGAGCGcgcttccttcggggaaccaaccccctaggaaccctcatccctcgtgcactccgcagc belongs to Megalobrama amblycephala isolate DHTTF-2021 unplaced genomic scaffold, ASM1881202v1 scaffold593, whole genome shotgun sequence and includes:
- the LOC125262082 gene encoding uncharacterized protein LOC125262082 translates to MDEVMMKEVVLSFIPGLSEETLTSLLYGLQELGVESKEDLALVQEKDIEKYLRPIQCRKLLNGFKGLAIVQLELVPVTPTVVPSSLNTPSNFPCTQDTISSPSLPLGRPWHVAFEVNWDRMPAAIRKALTNNTRPSPSDRKDMVRAVVDQMLDHEPNPNRTMCHNIARSIVRSYPKCFADVAKNGDMLGDGCHSFLQQIKTRVEYKTRNNTLVRRRRERTHSQVPDEGRGMTRGPVDQYGCVRWCPVEVPVGETEQSLDGIKSHLLNIYSEEGMSGAERAEPLMEKTYIIQRRYLNSVPAPAIAVVKEEWPFLFSPRGIFSLFHLVKHMAHCMGGV